A stretch of the uncultured Desulfobacter sp. genome encodes the following:
- a CDS encoding tetratricopeptide repeat protein produces the protein MADSNTLPKNADEQIAKLRHALVQNAECGTTHYNLAVALIGKQEFSEAEKVLHDAIDCSPTLAEAYVQLGGICLQRGDIEGCFRFNQRATKARAGFAEGYANMGFVLLQLVDGKDAKEDEEKVDKAIKNLKKAIIHNKNFVQAYTTLGTAYFMKGLVEEGIKANLQALSVEPKFPIAHNNLAVAYLQLEDYKRAIEHCDIAVDLGFEVNPAMLDELAPHRNA, from the coding sequence ATGGCCGATTCCAACACGCTGCCCAAAAATGCAGACGAGCAGATCGCAAAGCTTAGGCACGCACTGGTCCAAAATGCCGAATGCGGTACAACCCACTATAACCTGGCCGTTGCGCTGATCGGCAAGCAGGAATTTTCGGAGGCGGAAAAGGTGCTTCATGACGCCATTGATTGCAGCCCCACCCTGGCAGAGGCCTATGTCCAGCTCGGCGGAATTTGCCTACAACGCGGGGACATTGAAGGCTGTTTTCGGTTCAATCAGCGTGCCACCAAGGCCCGGGCCGGCTTTGCCGAAGGCTATGCAAATATGGGGTTTGTTTTGCTGCAGCTGGTGGATGGTAAGGATGCCAAGGAAGATGAGGAAAAGGTGGACAAGGCAATTAAGAATTTAAAAAAAGCCATTATCCACAATAAAAATTTTGTCCAGGCATATACCACTTTGGGTACCGCCTATTTTATGAAAGGCCTGGTTGAAGAGGGGATTAAGGCCAATCTTCAGGCTTTGTCCGTGGAACCTAAATTCCCCATTGCCCATAACAACCTGGCCGTGGCCTATCTTCAACTCGAAGATTATAAACGCGCCATTGAGCATTGTGACATCGCCGTGGATTTAGGGTTTGAAGTCAATCCGGCAATGCTGGATGAGCTTGCCCCACACCGGAACGCATAA